A single genomic interval of Syntrophorhabdaceae bacterium harbors:
- a CDS encoding tetratricopeptide repeat protein yields the protein MANHLLYSFIVFTMIFSWNNVCLSQTPDDHRKSIVEPNDAISDFDARLGLAQVLSYNKETLNESLSQYEILVREQPENIQVNRGIAAVYIWLNRYPEARKHLNIVLSQRPDDYESLVSIGDLYVYTGNLKEAVTYYKRALSVDPSSIRIRKKLGLALSWVKADDEAFTLLSDLYRQLPDDKEISIELARIYTRRNEQHRAIRLLYPLLSRYPGDVELLVETADVEASLGHAAASRKLYLKALDIKKDDESVLLKFADVMNLWGDFYGNETIYKNYLRGHPDAQDVQLKLAWVLVSSERYEEAEGMYRLILYKDQYNERALLDMAKLKLLEKDFTTSLAYSQRLIARVPVHTEALLLKGEALTFLKRYTDALEIYHRIAEINVPAETKITALLDTGKIYLMQNEENTARGYFEKARQIDPENVKAQFYLSGFKKAASPDFLQDIINKEKTSPARLMEWAELYAVSGYAKEAVACYESALKADPGYYPALTGLARMLAVDHQYERSIGLFESLIADFPQASRTLIWRARVLSWSKEYDKSIEDYTKIGRLNPNDPVPVREKARVAVWGKMMDDASAYYEEMYVHHVDLKLLAALKPTLAKIDEPSFAEAFRRLRESVEQGSIYEGYEEITSAFESGKNNLREKERDQVALRLLELLPDYRIQKSAYLEETSKLYGWHKRFAHALDTYEELTAFSPGNEEAIFDYAQVECSLGLCGREAKTYEKLLNIDPFHSLAGIALNRQKIRKNPSLQSGYSYWTEDGRGDLSQITRNRFDLSFDVPLFCQYHVSITGHKWFEQPWFNHRTYSADGYTASLNGTINPYVKGALSFTQKRYSNDELSTRNTGYANIWLNMRDYAHIGLGYDRADELYNYFGLEHGVQSDSWWMALRSDVTRRLEVNAKSRFLRYNDDNEGQHHLLSAGYAFTDHPGIFKITLSGEYRDTTKESVYTYNGADLVDITHPYWTPKNYTATGITFEWYHDYSKLFFCG from the coding sequence ATGGCCAATCATCTTTTATACTCTTTTATAGTTTTTACAATGATATTCTCGTGGAACAACGTATGTCTTTCGCAAACACCAGATGATCACAGGAAGAGCATCGTTGAGCCCAATGATGCGATCAGTGATTTCGACGCCCGGCTGGGACTGGCGCAGGTCCTTTCATATAATAAGGAAACTCTTAACGAATCGTTGTCGCAATACGAGATACTCGTCAGGGAACAGCCGGAGAATATCCAGGTAAACAGGGGGATCGCCGCTGTGTATATATGGTTGAACAGGTATCCTGAGGCCCGGAAACATCTCAATATTGTCCTGTCACAAAGACCTGATGATTACGAATCATTGGTTTCCATCGGGGATCTATACGTCTATACAGGAAACCTGAAAGAGGCCGTTACATATTACAAAAGGGCATTGAGTGTCGACCCTTCCTCAATCCGGATCCGGAAAAAACTGGGCCTTGCATTAAGCTGGGTCAAAGCGGACGATGAGGCATTTACCCTGCTTTCAGATCTTTACAGGCAATTGCCCGACGATAAGGAGATATCTATCGAGCTTGCACGGATATATACGCGGAGAAATGAACAGCACCGCGCCATCAGACTTCTCTACCCTCTCCTTTCGCGATACCCCGGCGATGTTGAGCTTCTCGTCGAAACCGCAGATGTCGAGGCCTCTCTCGGCCATGCAGCAGCTTCGAGAAAACTCTACCTGAAGGCATTAGATATTAAAAAGGATGACGAGTCAGTGCTTCTTAAATTCGCCGATGTCATGAACCTCTGGGGAGATTTTTATGGCAATGAAACTATCTATAAAAATTACCTCAGGGGCCACCCTGACGCACAGGATGTGCAACTGAAACTGGCATGGGTTCTTGTAAGCTCCGAAAGGTACGAAGAGGCAGAAGGGATGTACCGCCTGATCCTTTACAAAGATCAATACAACGAACGGGCCCTGCTCGATATGGCGAAACTCAAGCTTTTAGAAAAAGACTTTACAACATCGCTCGCGTATTCACAGCGACTGATCGCCCGCGTACCCGTACACACGGAGGCCTTGCTCCTCAAGGGTGAGGCCCTGACCTTTCTGAAAAGATACACCGATGCCCTTGAGATATATCACCGTATTGCGGAGATCAATGTACCGGCAGAAACGAAGATTACGGCATTGCTTGATACAGGCAAGATATACCTTATGCAAAACGAAGAAAATACTGCCCGGGGCTATTTCGAAAAGGCCCGGCAGATCGATCCTGAAAACGTAAAGGCGCAATTCTATCTGAGCGGATTTAAGAAAGCAGCATCCCCCGATTTTCTACAGGATATCATTAATAAGGAAAAGACATCCCCCGCGAGATTAATGGAATGGGCCGAACTTTACGCTGTATCCGGATACGCTAAAGAGGCCGTGGCATGTTATGAGTCTGCCCTGAAGGCCGACCCCGGGTATTACCCTGCTTTGACCGGACTTGCCCGGATGCTTGCCGTAGACCATCAATATGAACGTTCTATCGGTCTTTTCGAATCACTCATTGCCGATTTTCCACAGGCCTCCAGGACCTTAATATGGCGCGCACGGGTACTCTCGTGGTCTAAAGAATACGATAAATCGATCGAAGACTATACAAAGATAGGGAGGCTGAACCCGAACGATCCGGTGCCTGTGAGGGAAAAGGCAAGGGTCGCCGTGTGGGGCAAGATGATGGACGATGCCAGCGCCTATTATGAAGAAATGTATGTGCACCACGTGGATTTAAAGCTCCTTGCGGCACTGAAACCAACCCTTGCAAAGATTGATGAACCGTCGTTTGCTGAGGCATTCCGAAGATTACGGGAGTCTGTGGAACAAGGTTCCATATACGAGGGCTATGAAGAGATAACCAGCGCTTTCGAATCCGGTAAAAACAACCTCCGGGAAAAAGAACGGGACCAGGTTGCGTTAAGACTGCTGGAGTTATTACCTGATTACAGGATACAGAAGTCGGCCTATCTTGAAGAGACATCGAAGCTATATGGCTGGCATAAAAGGTTCGCCCATGCCCTCGACACCTATGAAGAATTAACGGCTTTCAGCCCCGGTAACGAGGAGGCGATCTTTGATTACGCGCAGGTTGAATGCTCCCTCGGTCTTTGCGGCCGTGAGGCTAAGACATATGAAAAACTGCTGAATATCGACCCCTTTCACAGTCTTGCAGGTATAGCGCTGAACAGGCAGAAGATCCGGAAGAATCCATCACTGCAATCCGGTTATTCCTATTGGACGGAAGACGGCAGGGGCGATCTTTCCCAGATAACAAGGAACCGTTTCGATCTCTCTTTCGATGTACCCCTTTTCTGTCAATACCACGTCAGCATAACGGGCCATAAATGGTTCGAACAACCGTGGTTCAACCACAGGACATACAGCGCGGACGGCTATACCGCCTCGTTGAACGGCACAATCAACCCCTACGTCAAAGGGGCCCTCAGTTTTACTCAGAAACGCTACAGTAACGATGAATTGAGTACACGAAACACAGGGTATGCGAATATCTGGTTAAACATGAGAGATTATGCCCACATTGGATTGGGATACGATCGGGCAGACGAATTGTACAATTATTTTGGTCTGGAACACGGTGTCCAATCGGATTCCTGGTGGATGGCCTTGCGTTCCGATGTTACAAGGAGGCTTGAGGTGAACGCAAAAAGCAGGTTCCTGCGGTATAACGACGACAATGAGGGGCAGCACCACCTCCTTTCAGCGGGATATGCCTTTACCGATCATCCGGGAATATTCAAGATTACCCTCTCAGGTGAATACCGTG
- a CDS encoding tetratricopeptide repeat protein, with protein sequence MKNKTIKYCLVPFSIFVFLNISSIVPDPAYGQDRLKGPSSISQEEIPDWQARWELARVLSYVKRYDESIAEYNKLLKEKPALYEARAEMANVLFWQGKNAEALKALEQIPAADITGNTSVLMADLYVIQKQYEKAETLYGEYLAKHPDEHKVRLRLAQTLGWDKKYDQSLAEYRTILQALPDDIQVRRKYAFGLIWAGKHAEAAAELKKTLR encoded by the coding sequence ATGAAAAATAAAACAATAAAATATTGCCTGGTACCTTTCTCCATTTTTGTTTTTCTCAACATATCCTCCATAGTGCCGGATCCGGCATATGGACAGGACAGGTTAAAAGGTCCCTCGTCAATATCACAGGAAGAGATCCCTGACTGGCAGGCACGTTGGGAACTGGCAAGGGTATTAAGTTATGTAAAAAGGTACGATGAGTCCATTGCCGAGTACAACAAATTGCTGAAAGAAAAACCTGCCCTTTATGAAGCAAGGGCAGAGATGGCAAATGTGCTCTTCTGGCAGGGAAAGAACGCTGAAGCGCTCAAGGCCCTCGAACAGATACCCGCGGCAGATATTACGGGCAATACTTCAGTATTGATGGCCGATCTTTATGTTATCCAAAAGCAATATGAAAAGGCGGAGACATTATACGGGGAGTATCTTGCAAAGCACCCCGACGAACATAAGGTGAGATTGAGACTGGCGCAGACATTGGGCTGGGACAAGAAATACGATCAGTCGCTCGCGGAATACAGGACAATCCTGCAGGCACTGCCGGACGATATCCAGGTAAGGCGAAAATATGCATTTGGTTTAATCTGGGCAGGGAAACACGCGGAGGCGGCGGCGGAACTAAAAAAGACACTGAGATAA
- a CDS encoding tetratricopeptide repeat protein gives MKTLAFIITLLCIAVVTTIAYHVIQADWVHYRKAEQYFSRKEYSRAIPYYTSLLQKNFKRHTVLYRLGESYIASGNFKNALHVYEDISKKEPTNRSAQDILANIYMNLGDFEKAVEIYKAMVSSEPRNHSTRILLARALTAQGNLDEAIQQYKIVLGETE, from the coding sequence ATGAAAACACTCGCCTTTATCATAACGCTGCTCTGCATAGCCGTTGTCACAACGATTGCCTACCATGTGATACAGGCAGACTGGGTCCACTACAGGAAGGCGGAACAATACTTTTCCCGGAAGGAATATTCCCGGGCAATCCCTTATTATACTTCGTTGTTGCAGAAAAATTTCAAAAGACATACGGTTCTTTACCGGCTCGGCGAGTCTTACATCGCCTCAGGTAATTTCAAAAACGCCCTCCATGTATACGAAGACATATCAAAGAAAGAGCCGACCAACCGTTCCGCGCAGGACATTCTGGCAAATATTTATATGAATCTCGGCGATTTTGAGAAGGCGGTGGAGATCTATAAAGCAATGGTATCTTCAGAACCCCGGAACCATTCCACCCGTATTCTTCTTGCGAGGGCTTTAACCGCACAGGGCAATCTCGACGAGGCCATACAGCAATACAAGATTGTATTGGGGGAGACAGAATGA
- the galT gene encoding galactose-1-phosphate uridylyltransferase, whose product MPEVRLNVVTGDWVIIATERAKRPEDFSHKKEKKETPQHVSTCPFCPGNESQTPGETYRIDDGHGNWMVRSVPNKFSALSLEGEIVKHKTDFKQYISGVGLHEVIIETPEHNKTTALLPPSHIEKILFAYKDRQLAFYKDERVEHVIIFKNHGAGAGTSLEHPHSQIVGTPVFPGQVMMRLGEAIRNYYYVNFGECLYCSYLQGELKDGERIVCENDSFVAFIPYAALSPFHLWIFPKAHNACFGLITEKEISDLAFILKDALLRLYVGLENPDFNYAIRSLSPRGSDSKYFHWYVAVVPRVSQAAGFELGTGMFINTALPEKSAEFLRNVNTQSL is encoded by the coding sequence ATGCCGGAAGTACGTTTGAACGTTGTAACAGGTGATTGGGTCATCATTGCTACAGAGCGGGCAAAACGCCCTGAAGACTTCAGCCACAAAAAAGAGAAGAAAGAAACCCCGCAGCATGTCTCTACGTGCCCATTCTGCCCGGGGAATGAAAGCCAGACCCCGGGCGAGACATACAGAATAGATGACGGGCATGGAAACTGGATGGTCCGTTCTGTGCCGAACAAGTTCTCCGCCCTCTCGCTGGAAGGTGAGATCGTTAAACATAAGACAGATTTCAAACAATACATCTCCGGTGTGGGACTTCACGAGGTCATTATAGAAACACCTGAACACAACAAGACAACGGCGCTCCTGCCGCCATCGCACATAGAAAAGATCCTCTTTGCCTACAAGGACCGCCAGCTTGCCTTCTACAAGGACGAAAGGGTAGAGCACGTTATTATCTTTAAAAACCACGGGGCAGGTGCCGGTACGTCCCTTGAACATCCCCATTCCCAGATAGTGGGAACACCGGTTTTCCCGGGCCAGGTCATGATGCGTCTCGGAGAAGCGATCAGGAACTATTACTACGTCAATTTCGGCGAATGCCTCTATTGCTCCTATCTGCAGGGCGAGTTGAAAGACGGGGAGAGGATAGTCTGTGAAAACGACTCATTTGTCGCCTTTATCCCTTATGCGGCGTTATCCCCTTTCCACCTCTGGATATTTCCAAAGGCACACAATGCATGTTTTGGTCTTATAACCGAAAAGGAGATCTCTGACCTTGCCTTTATCCTCAAAGACGCCCTCCTCAGACTTTATGTAGGGCTTGAGAATCCTGACTTCAATTATGCCATACGTTCTTTGTCGCCGAGAGGGTCAGATTCCAAGTATTTCCACTGGTACGTGGCCGTTGTTCCCCGTGTATCCCAGGCCGCAGGCTTTGAGCTGGGAACCGGCATGTTCATCAATACCGCCCTGCCGGAAAAAAGCGCTGAATTCCTGAGGAATGTCAACACACAATCCCTGTAA
- a CDS encoding ATP-binding protein, whose protein sequence is MHGHEQLHFLQALIDRVPSPIFYKDIHGYYLGCNKAFEDYHGITREKLVGLNDADIIKDPQHKTIDPDLLGHPGTRKYEASLKHPNGSERIVIIEEAAFNDLDGNVAGIVGVINDITEMKAAEKERMRVSKLESLGVLAGGIAHDFNNILTMILGNITLAKIYGGVNTEKLQHLLESAEQAVTRAKDLTTQLLTFSKGGTPVKKIISIQELLKSATTFTLAGTDIKSEFDISPDLPTVEVDENQISQVIGNIVLNAKQAMPHGGIVSIRAENITFGNARGSFKKGDYIKISIRDQGIGIPEEYLDMIFDPYFTTKEQSGLGLAICYSIIQRHQGHIGVESSLGIGTTFVIYLPVAQIQHKTAQQTKKTVVMNGKGKILVMDDEETIRNIVGDMLQYLGYTVDFAKDGEETVNLYSKQPYDAVILDLTIPGGMGGKETIKHLRDIDPAIKAVVSSGYSNDPIMSDYATYGFKGVIVKPYTIHEISNVLRNVIS, encoded by the coding sequence ATGCACGGGCATGAACAGCTTCATTTTCTCCAGGCATTGATCGATAGGGTTCCGAGCCCGATCTTCTACAAAGACATCCATGGGTATTACCTTGGCTGCAATAAAGCGTTTGAAGATTATCATGGGATCACACGGGAGAAACTCGTTGGTCTGAACGATGCCGATATCATAAAAGACCCTCAGCATAAAACAATCGATCCTGATCTCCTCGGGCATCCCGGCACCAGGAAATACGAAGCATCCCTCAAACATCCCAACGGCTCTGAGCGGATCGTGATCATCGAGGAGGCGGCCTTTAACGACCTGGATGGGAACGTCGCCGGGATCGTTGGCGTTATCAACGATATCACCGAGATGAAGGCTGCGGAAAAAGAGAGGATGAGGGTAAGCAAGCTCGAATCCCTCGGTGTCCTTGCCGGAGGTATTGCCCACGATTTCAACAACATCCTCACGATGATCCTCGGTAATATAACCCTTGCCAAGATCTACGGTGGTGTAAACACTGAGAAACTGCAACATCTTCTTGAAAGTGCGGAACAGGCAGTCACAAGGGCAAAAGACCTGACCACGCAACTCCTCACCTTTTCCAAAGGCGGTACACCTGTTAAAAAGATCATATCGATTCAGGAATTGCTGAAAAGCGCCACCACATTCACACTGGCAGGAACAGACATCAAATCTGAATTCGATATATCTCCTGATCTTCCGACCGTAGAGGTTGACGAAAACCAGATAAGCCAGGTCATCGGCAACATCGTCTTAAATGCAAAGCAGGCTATGCCTCATGGCGGCATCGTGAGTATCAGGGCAGAAAACATTACCTTTGGCAATGCAAGGGGGTCGTTTAAAAAAGGTGATTATATCAAGATATCTATCAGGGACCAGGGTATCGGAATACCGGAAGAATACCTTGACATGATATTCGACCCTTATTTTACAACAAAAGAGCAGAGCGGCCTTGGCCTTGCTATCTGTTATTCCATCATCCAAAGACATCAAGGTCATATCGGCGTTGAATCATCGCTCGGAATAGGCACAACGTTCGTCATATATCTGCCGGTTGCACAAATACAGCACAAGACAGCGCAGCAGACAAAAAAAACCGTTGTGATGAATGGAAAAGGAAAGATACTTGTTATGGATGATGAAGAGACGATCCGGAACATCGTTGGCGATATGCTGCAATACTTAGGGTATACCGTTGACTTTGCAAAGGACGGCGAAGAGACGGTTAATCTTTACTCAAAACAGCCTTATGACGCAGTTATCCTCGACCTTACCATTCCGGGAGGCATGGGCGGGAAGGAAACGATCAAGCATCTTCGTGATATCGATCCGGCTATTAAGGCGGTTGTATCGAGCGGATATTCGAATGATCCCATAATGTCCGATTACGCAACGTACGGTTTCAAGGGTGTTATCGTAAAACCTTACACTATCCATGAAATCAGCAACGTATTGAGGAATGTAATATCCTGA